From one Musa acuminata AAA Group cultivar baxijiao chromosome BXJ2-6, Cavendish_Baxijiao_AAA, whole genome shotgun sequence genomic stretch:
- the LOC135585316 gene encoding acidic leucine-rich nuclear phosphoprotein 32-related protein-like, which yields MLRQVSSRSQRGKGGFKTKNVLHVCLLVAICVWLLYQMKHSHDKKKAYEERVSKLSFKGGEKRLDLASFGRKYLPHTVETEPIRESQIEEEDDEKVEHEVRREEAGDEEESGAGDHEIDGKDQEGSQRESEHGEEVTAAHEEGNKEDRTKGVDGVQDRDHEEASHKAREMSFRGDDASSEVVHIIQEVEHEEGLQEARERSFKGDDASSAVAHAPQANEPVSESEDGGSRNLDETGSQRTETKDGEIQDEDSSALTQLDDSTGNDSTAIPQGSEPSDNNTVFTRVVSPQKTTTGGESETHEKQQQPDLIIMSVINNQTDSERHSTNMTGNVVRVQTNSTSFSTNQINFLKNSTAVSIDGVAAKANLTAKWDANNVTASQNKTTSTHSVDGRTNTVELETQEPIEKDITVAKPEESEESYKNSSATNEKVVQGNSVHSLAHGVANLPGIQNGGHKEEAAET from the coding sequence ATGCTGAGGCAGGTGTCCAGTAGGAGCCAGAGAGGAAAAGGGGGCTTCAAGACGAAGAATGTTCTTCACGTCTGCCTCTTGGTTGCCATCTGCGTCTGGTTGCTCTATCAGATGAAGCACTCTCACGACAAGAAGAAGGCATACGAGGAAAGGGTGTCAAAGCTCTCATTCAAGGGCGGGGAGAAGCGACTTGACCTCGCAAGTTTTGGTAGGAAGTATCTCCCGCACACGGTCGAGACAGAACCTATACGTGAGTCACAGAtcgaggaagaagatgatgagaAGGTAGAGCATGAAGTCAGGCGTGAAGAAGCCGGTGATGAAGAGGAAAGCGGTGCTGGAGATCACGAGATAGACGGAAAAGATCAAGAGGGATCCCAGAGGGAATCTGAGCATGGAGAAGAAGTTACTGCTGCTCATGAAGAAGGGAACAAGGAGGATCGAACAAAGGGAGTGGATGGTgttcaagatcgagatcatgaaGAGGCGTCGCACAAGGCTCGAGAGATGAGTTTTAGAGGTGATGATGCTTCCAGTGAGGTGGTCCATATCATCCAAGAAGTAGAGCATGAAGAAGGGTTGCAGGAGGCACGGGAGAGGAGTTTTAAGGGCGATGATGCATCCAGCGCTGTGGCTCATGCGCCTCAAGCGAACGAGCCAGTGTCGGAATCTGAAGATGGAGGATCGAGGAACCTGGATGAGACTGGATCACAGAGAACAGAGACAAAAGATGGAGAGATTCAAGATGAAGATTCAAGTGCTCTCACTCAGCTTGATGATTCAACAGGAAATGATTCGACTGCCATTCCACAAGGAAGtgagccttcagataacaacactgtCTTCACGAGAGTCGTGTCTCCCCAAAAAACGACCACCGGCGGCGAATCTGAAACTCacgagaagcagcagcagcctGATCTAATTATCATGAGTGTCATCAACAACCAAACAGACAGCGAGAGACACTCAACAAACATGACGGGCAATGTAGTTCGAGTGCAGACAAATTCGACATCTTTTTCGACAAATCAGATCAATTTTCTGAAGAATTCTACTGCAGTATCCATAGATGGGGTTGCAGCTAAGGCCAACCTGACAGCAAAGTGGGATGCAAATAATGTCACGGCGTCACAAAATAAAACGACTTCCACGCATTCAGTCGATGGACGAACTAACACAGTTGAGCTAGAAACACAGGAACCGATAGAGAAGGACATCACAGTTGCCAAGCCAGAGGAATCTGAAGAGAGCTACAAGAATTCTTCAGCGACAAATGAGAAAGTTGTTCAAGGCAATTCAGTGCATAGTTTGGCCCATGGAGTTGCAAATTTGCCAGGCATCCAAAACGGAGGACACAAAGAGGAAGCTGCCGAGACATAA